The Malus sylvestris chromosome 12, drMalSylv7.2, whole genome shotgun sequence genome contains a region encoding:
- the LOC126593066 gene encoding protein SCAR2-like isoform X1: protein MPLTRYQIRNEYGLADPELYGAADRDDPEALLEGVAMAGLVGVLRQLGDLAEFAAEIFHDLHEEVMGTATRGHGLVVRVQQLEADFPSIEKALLSQTNHSSFFSNPGVDWHPNLRSEQNMITRGDLPRFVMDSYEECRGPPRLFLLDKFDVAGAGACLKRYTDPSFFKVESASSITVEMQREKKTRKVKQKKGSRWRNGETPEVALTSHAKSNAKLHELFLEERIENRSSDPVCCVKLKKRHLNGSAVDSKTGKSYMKTFLETLSPEHKLICETSVAPPLLRLTLDDSGEPDLRILDITTVSPAEMSPEREIASFSPDVHKDILKPSMDGFNRGVFDREIPEGSDPNSDVETNENYSNLHQVAADTQLAVGGEHKTEGSMEGSTLSCYVDRTSEVDNYMDALANMESEMEINNEFQPKNNLRFQNVEKYGIDSNADDGHLELQTRFSDSQSIGNSSTSDDGKNSFEKDTASFLHSDNPNNVVENSPSECNGAAKEFPFTETCGAEIFEMSCNQQSEFVDPLAATTKEHALSHNACIVEDINPDPGDTSYSAFVRDTSPTLQHSDPGANSPVVSLAGPVLDDTPSDEIKVGYKSLDIDENVTNLDNSLAVVPDSQTNDESPSTSPRHPVDESDIEDLGVSSDALPHLSKVESLASEDQSGNIAVNEILQTQCADEDSLERFARKIDSPRLSISSTEEQLSSALPEEQTSSVNSEVVPFMVDAARSHSSEEPAVDAAQSHSSEEPVVDAPQTHGLIDQQDAWQAHFLTEQQDAPETCGLTKQQDASQTHGLTKQQDASQTHGLTEQQDVPQTNGLIEQQLSDLDEDVPQIESVKEEAGVPHYEEKFNVEERSRAMDDEELRLFTSDADVGGDIVSVELTSNCPTFPGHEDHLDSDVVVPETLNVETVAVPSAAVAQPDNDVNDVSYSSPNAISSSPTNFINLHGSLPGFGDFRDKESELDEVSPESVTDSEVQMEASKTDVSPDSESNSSQTVTHDHSSPKASDDGQNFSLDEQIENSLAVCDVPAESNPGESTTYDHSSSKVFDDGHNFTLDELTESSLAVGDVTIDSASLENTEVVSSPTCYLPEPETSLENSLELQANQVDIKDLPTDGARDQPEADLKCSLQVQSAELDVESSEEDQASIILSSLQSVQAGSQNHMDLEKPNRLPSMEHINQEVCWDASPESHPEYLPSQALTSEFLPESSGQELLVTKQTLESLDSTLPRSVLPPEATVVNLEDMPPLPPLPPMQWRMGKQHASLFSQRELVGVGQDSLLPIQPPESDEKAQFDMPAPQREVLPPQNPFLPLTSEEGEKFQHVSEPVMGNVVHPAPYSLHLPAMVNDANHQYNLPDLGGAQFSNSFLSLPEVSHDGSGSNHLASEEEKVKTGSNPFTGPSSECITFTHDPESSHGSIIQPVQQVTPETGIEPKILQHSLKNSESELGEPLSTSVTAPPMVEQPQHSLPTSEGEIAWSSHNSAVMSDYEGGRSNGVPVSKLPRPRNPLIDAVAAHGQSKLRKVTERVRPQVEPKVDERDSMLQQIRTKSFNLKPAMMTRSSTVTRPSIQGPATNLRVAAILEKANAIRQAHAGSDEDDDDDSWSDT from the exons ATGCCGTTGACGAGGTACCAGATAAGGAACGAGTACGGCTTGGCCGATCCGGAACTGTACGGAGCAGCCGATCGGGATGATCCGGAGGCTCTTCTGGAAGGCGTGGCCATGGCGGGCCTCGTCGGCGTTTTGCGGCAGCTGGGCGACCTTGCCGA GTTTGCTGCTGAAATATTTCATGACTTGCACGAGGAAGTAATGGGAACCGCTACACGAGGCCACGGTCTAGTGGTTCGTGTCCAACAGCTTGAAGCAGACTTTCCTTCAATTGAGAAGGCACTTCTATCTCAAACCAATCATTCTTCATTCTTTTCCAACCCAG GGGTTGATTGGCATCCTAATCTGCGTTCTGAACAGAATATGATCACCCGTGGAGACTTACCTCGCTTTGTAATGGATTCTTATGAAGAATGCCGTGGTCCTCCCCGGTTGTTCCTTTTGGACAA GTTTGATGTTGCTGGAGCTGGGGCATGTTTGAAGCGGTACACTGATCCATCATTCTTTAAAGTCGAATCAGCATCTTCAATAACAGTAGAGAtgcagagagaaaagaaaacccGTAAAGTGAAG CAGAAGAAAGGATCCCGCTGGAGGAATGGAGAAACCCCAGAAGTTGCACTGACGTCACATGCCAAGTCAAATGCCAA ACTGCATGAATTGTTCCTGGAGGAGCGTATTGAGAATCGTTCCAGTGATCCTGTATGTTGTGTGAAATTGAAGAAAAGGCATTTGAATGGATCTGCAGTTGACTCAAAAACTGGGAAAAGTTACATGAAAACATTTCTGGAGACTCTTTCACCAGAACACAAACTTATTTGTGAAACTTCTGTTGCTCCACCGCTCTTGAGATTGACCTTAGATGATAGTGGTGAGCCAGACCTTAGAATACTTGACATCACTACAGTGAGTCCTGCTGAAATGTCCCCAGAAAGGGAAATTGCTAGCTTTTCACCTGATGTCCATAAAGATATATTAAAACCATCCATGGATGGCTTTAATAGGGGGGTTTTTGATAGAGAAATTCCAGAGGGGTCTGATCCAAACTCTGATGTTGAGACAAATGAAAATTATTCCAACCTTCATCAGGTGGCAGCAGATACGCAATTAGCAGTTGGTGGAGAACATAAAACTGAAGGCAGCATGGAGGGGTCCACCCTCTCCTGTTATGTTGATAGGACAAGTGAGGTAGACAATTACATGGATGCTCTTGCAAATATGGAATCAGAAATGGAAATTAACAATGAATTTCAGCCTAAGAACAATCTACGCTTCCAGAATGTGGAAAAATATGGGATAGACTCTAATGCAGATGATGGGCATCTGGAGCTTCAAACTCGATTTTCGgattctcaatcaattggaAACTCCTCTACATCAGATGACGGGAAGAATTCATTTGAAAAAGATACAGCCAGTTTTTTGCACTCTgataatccaaacaatgtggttgAGAATTCACCATCAGAGTGTAATGGAGCAGCTAAAGAATTCCCTTTCACTGAAACCTGTGGAGCTGAGATTTTTGAGATGTCGTGCAACCAGCAATCTGAATTCGTGGATCCCCTAGCAGCCACAACAAAGGAGCATGCGTTGTCTCATAATGCATGCATTGTGGAAGACATAAACCCTGATCCTGGAGATACATCTTACAGTGCATTTGTTAGGGATACAAGTCCTACACTACAGCACTCAGACCCTGGAGCAAACTCACCAGTGGTATCATTGGCAGGACCTGTGTTAGATGATACCCCCTCTGACGAAATTAAAGTTGGTTATAAATCACTAGACATTGATGAAAATGTGACAAATCTGGATAATTCTCTGGCTGTTGTCCCCGACTCCCAGACTAACGATGAATCCCCAAGTACTTCACCAAGACATCCTGTTGATGAATCAGATATAGAAGATTTAGGTGTCAGTTCTGATGCTTTGCCACATTTGTCAAAAGTTGAATCCCTTGCTTCTGAAGATCAAAGTGGAAATATTGCTGTGAATGAAATACTTCAGACACAATGTGCTGATGAAGATTCCTTAGAAAGATTTGCGAGAAAGATTGATTCACCACGTTTAAGTATTTCATCAACAGAAGAGCAGCTTTCCTCAGCTCTGCCAGAAGAACAAACATCTTCAG TCAACTCTGAAGTAGTGCCGTTTATGGTGGATGCTGCACGGAGTCATAGCTCAGAAGAGCCTGCAGTGGATGCTGCACAGAGTCATAGCTCAGAAGAGCCTGTAGTGGATGCTCCACAGACACATGGTCTAATAGATCAGCAGGATGCTTGGCAGGCACATTTCCTAACCGAGCAGCAGGATGCTCCAGAGACATGTGGCCTAACAAAGCAGCAGGATGCTTCACAGACACATGGCCTAACAAAGCAGCAGGATGCTTCACAAACACATGGCCTAACAGAGCAGCAGGATGTTCCCCAGACAAATGGCCTAATAGAGCAGCAATTATCTGATTTAGACGAGGACGTTCCCCAAATTGAATCTGTTAAAGAAGAAGCGGGTGTTCCACATTATGAAGAAAAATTCAATGTAGAAGAGAGATCTAGGGCCATGGATGACGAGGAATTACGATTATTCACCAGCGATGCCGATGTAGGAGGTGATATTGTTTCTGTGGAACTGACATCTAATTGTCCAACTTTCCCAGGCCATGAGGATCATTTGGATTCAGATGTAGTGGTGCCTGAAACACTAAATGTAGAAACTGTTGCTGTGCCCTCTGCTGCTGTCGCCCAACCTGATAATGACGTCAATGATGTTAGTTATTCATCTCCAAATGCAATTTCTTCTTCACCAACGAATTTTATAAATTTGCATGGATCTCTTCCTGGATTTGGGGATTTTCGTGACAAAGAATCTGAACTGGATGAAGTTTCTCCAGAATCTGTCACAGACTCAGAAGTGCAAATGGAAGCAAGTAAAACAGATGTTTCTCCAGATTCAGAATCTAACTCAAGTCAAACAGTTACTCATGACCATTCCAGTCCAAAAGCATCTGATGATGGTCAAAATTTCTCTCTGGATGAACAGATTGAGAACAGTTTGGCTGTGTGTGATGTCCCTGCAGAATCAAACCCAGGCGAATCAACTACTTATGACCATTCCAGTTCAAAAGTATTTGACGATGGTCATAATTTCACTCTGGATGAACTAACTGAAAGCAGTTTGGCTGTTGGAGATGTGACCATAGACTCAGCATCTTTAGAAAATACAGAAGTTGTGTCTTCACCTACCTGCTACCTCCCAGAGCCTGAAACTAGTTTGGAGAATTCATTGGAGTTGCAAGCAAATCAAGTTGATATCAAGGATTTGCCAACAGATGGAGCAAGGGATCAGCCAGAAGCTGACTTAAAGTGTTCTCTGCAGGTTCAATCTGCTGAGCTTGATGTGGAAAGTTCGGAAGAAGATCAAGCGAGTATCATCTTATCAAGTCTTCAATCTGTACAGGCAGGGTCTCAAAACCACATGGATCTGGAGAAACCCAACCGGTTACCCTCTATGGAGCACATCAATCAGGAAGTATGCTGGGATGCTTCCCCGGAATCTCATCCTGAATATCTTCCAAGCCAAGCTTTAACATCAGAGTTCTTACCAGAATCATCAGGCCAGGAACTTCTTGTTACGAAGCAAACATTAGAATCATTAGATTCTACCCTTCCTAGATCAGTCCTGCCCCCTGAAGCTACTGTGGTCAATCTGGAAGACATGCCACCATTGCCACCTTTACCACCAATGCAATGGAGGATGGGAAAACAACACGCTTCCCTTTTTTCACAGAGAGAATTGGTTGGAGTTGGTCAGGATTCTTTGCTGCCAATACAGCCACCGGAATCTGATGAGAAAGCTCAATTTGATATGCCAGCACCACAGAGAGAGGTGCTGCCTCCCCAGAACCCATTTTTGCCTCTCACATCTGAAGAAGGCGAGAAGTTCCAACATGTTTCTGAACCTGTAATGGGCAATGTGGTGCATCCTGCTCCGTATTCATTGCATTTACCAGCCATGGTTAACGATGCTAATCATCAGTACAATTTACCTGATTTAGGGGGGGCACAATTCTCGAACTCATTTTTATCGTTACCAGAGGTATCTCATGATGGGTCTGGAAGTAATCACTTAGCTTCAGAGGAAGAAAAAGTTAAGACTGGTTCAAATCCATTCACTGGACCAAGCTCGGAATGTATAACTTTTACACATGACCCTGAATCTTCTCATGGATCTATTATCCAGCCAGTGCAGCAGGTAACTCCGGAGACAGGTATTGAGCCTAAGATACTTCAACATTCACTGAAAAATTCAGAATCAGAACTAGGAGAACCTCTTTCCACATCTGTGACAGCACCACCAATGGTTGAGCAGCCTCAGCATAGTTTGCCAACATCAGAGGGAGAAATAGCATGGTCATCCCATAACTCTGCTGTAATGTCAGACTATGAAGGTGGAAGGTCTAATGGAGTTCCAGTTTCTAAGCTCCCTCGTCCTAGAAATCCCCTTATTGATGCTGTTGCTGCTCATGGCCAAAGCAAG TTGAGAAAAGTAACCGAACGAGTTCGGCCTCAGGTCGAACCTAAGGTAGATGAAAGAGATTCAATGCTGCAACAGATAAGAACTAAG TCATTCAACTTGAAGCCTGCAATGATGACAAGATCTTCAACGGTGACAAGACCCAGCATTCAGGGTCCGGCAACCAACTTGAGGGTTGCTGCTATCTTAGAGAAAGCAAATGCAATTCGCCAG GCACATGCaggaagtgatgaagatgaCGATGATGATAGTTGGAGTGATACTTAA